The following proteins are co-located in the Betta splendens chromosome 9, fBetSpl5.4, whole genome shotgun sequence genome:
- the med21 gene encoding mediator of RNA polymerase II transcription subunit 21, with protein MADRLTQLQDAVNSLADQFCNAIGVLQQCAPPASFSNIQTAINKDQPANPTEEYAQLFAALIARTAKDVDVLIDSLPSEESTAALQAASLRQLEDENHEAAARLEEVVYRGDMLLEKIQSALADIAQSQLRTRNGAPNQTSPTES; from the exons ATGGCGGACAGGCTAACGCAGCTACAGGATGCAGTCAATTCC CTTGCAGATCAGTTTTGTAACGCTATCGGCGTCCTGCAACAAtgtgctcctcctgcctccttcagCAACATCCAGACGGCTATCAACAAGGATCAACCCGCAAACCCAACCGAAG AATATGCTCAGCTGTTTGCGGCACTCATCGCCAGAACAGCCAAAGATGTAGATGTGCTCATCGACTCTCTGCCCAGTGAGGAGTctacagctgctctgcag GCTGCCAGTCTACGACAGCTGGAGGATGAAAACCATGAAGCGGCAGCTCGTCTAGAGGAGGTGGTTTACCGCGGTGACATGTTGCTGGAAAAGATCCAGAGTGCCCTGGCTGATATTGCCCAATCTCAGCTTCGGACCCGCAATGGGGCACCCAACCAGACATCGCCAACAGAATCCTGA
- the LOC114861348 gene encoding serine/threonine-protein kinase 38-like — protein sequence MAMTGGTAAALPMSNHTRERVTVAKLTLENFYSTLLTQHEERETRQKKLEKAMDEEGLPDEEKVMRRSQHARKETEFLRLKRTRLGLDDFESLKVIGRGAFGEVRLVQKKDTGHIYAMKILRKADMLEKEQVAHIRAERDILVEADGAWVVKMFYSFQDKRNLYLIMEFLPGGDMMTLLMKKDTLSEEATQFYIAETVLAIDSIHQLGFIHRDIKPDNLLLDSRGHVKLSDFGLCTGLKKAHRTEFYRNLTHNPPSDFSFQNMNSKRKAETWKKNRRQLAYSTVGTPDYIAPEVFMQTGYNKLCDWWSLGVIMYEMLIGYPPFCSETPQETYRKVMNWKETLVFPPEVPISERAKDLILRYCTDAENRVGAVNVEEIKSHQFFESVDWEHIRERPAAISIEIKSIDDTSNFDDFPESDILQPANATEPDFKSKDWVFLNYTYKRFEGLTQRGTIPTYMKAGKA from the exons ATGGCCATGACGGGAGGGACTGCAGCTGCCCTTCCCATGAGCAACCACACCCGTGAGAGGGTGACCGTGGCCAAGCTGACCCTGGAAAACTTCTACAGCACTCTCCTGACCCAGCACGAGGAGCGGGAGACAAG acagaagaagctggagaaggctATGGATGAAGAGGGTTTACCAGACGAGGAG AAAGTCATGCGTCGCTCACAGCATGCTCGTAAGGAGACAGAGTTTCTGCGACTGAAAAGGACACGACTGGGATTGGACGATTTCGAGTCCCTCAAAGTTATTGGACGAGGCGCTTTTGGAGAG GTTCGTTTGGTGCAGAAAAAAGACACCGGGCACATTTATGCAATGAAGATTTTGAGGAAAGCGGACATGCTGGAGAAGGAACAG GTTGCTCATATCCGGGCAGAAAGGGATATTCTGGTGGAGGCAGACGGTGCCTGGGTGGTGAAGATGTTCTACAGCTTCCAGGACAAGAGGAACCTCTACCTCATCATGGAGTTTCTACCTGGAG GCGACATGATGACGCTGCTGATGAAGAAGGACACTCTGTCTGAAGAAGCCACTCAGTTCTACATCGCAGAGACGGTCCTGGCCATCGACTCCATCCACCAACTGGGATTCATCCACAGAGACATAAAACCGGACAACCTGCTCCTGGACTCTAGG GGCCACGTGAAGCTGTCAGACTTTGGCCTATGCACAGGACTGAAAAAGGCTCATCGCACAGAGTTTTACAGGAACCTGACGCACAACCCGCCCAGTGATTTCT CATTTCAAAATATGAACTCCAAGAGGAAAGCAGAAACGTGGAAGAAGAATCGAAGGCAGCTG GCTTATTCCACTGTGGGGACGCCTGATTACATCGCTCCTGAAGTCTTCATGCAGACGGGATATAACAAGTTGTGTGACTGGTGGTCTCTGGGCGTCATCATGTATGAAATGCTCATTG GTTATCCACCCTTCTGCTCTGAGACGCCGCAGGAGACGTACAGGAAGGTAATGAACTGGAAAGAAACCCTGGTCTTCCCCCCTGAGGTTCCCATCTCAGAGAGGGCCAAAGACCTGATATTAAG gtaTTGCACCGATGCTGAGAACAGGGTTGGAGCTGTGAACGTGGAGGAGATTAAAAGTCATCAGTTCTTTGAGTCGGTGGATTGGGAACACATCAG GGAGCGGCCAGCAGCCATTTCCATTGAAATCAAGAGCATTGACGACACCTCCAACTTTGATGACTTCCCTGAATCAGACATCCTTCAGCCAG CCAATGCGACGGAGCCGGACTTCAAGTCGAAGGACTGGGTGTTTCTCAACTACACGTACAAGCGCTTCGAGGGTCTGACTCAGCGAGGCACCATCCCCACATACATGAAGGCCGGGAAGGCTTGA